The following are from one region of the Prevotella communis genome:
- the nifJ gene encoding pyruvate:ferredoxin (flavodoxin) oxidoreductase, whose protein sequence is MAKEKKFITCDGNEAAAHVSYMFSEVAAIYPITPSSPMAEHVDEWAARGRKNLWGQNVSVQEMQSEAGAAGAVHGSLQAGALTTTFTASQGLLLMIPNMYKIAGELIPCVFDVSARTLASHSLCIFGDHQDVMACRQTGFAMFCSGSVQEVMDLTAVPHLATLETCVPFVNFFDGFRTSHEYHKIEMMDQEDIRPLVKEEFVKRFRDRAMSPERPITRGTAENPETFFTHREASNQYYDAVPEVVEKYLGEISKITGREYHLFSYYGAEDADRMIILMGSATDAAREAIDYLNANGQKVGMISVHLYRPFSVKHLLASVPKTVKRIAVLDRTKEPGANGEPLYLDVKDAFYDVENKPLIVGGRYGLGSRDTTPAQIISVFNNLAMPEPKNHFTVGIVDDVTFTSLPEVEEIALGGKGMFQAKFYGLGADGTVGANKNSVKIIGDNTDKYCQAYFSYDSKKSGGFTCSHLRFGDTPIRSTYLVTTPNFVACHVQAYLHMYDVTRGLQKNGQFLLNTIFDADELEKFMPNKVKRYFAQNNITVYTINATKIAQEIGLGNRTNTILQSAFFRITGVIPVELAVEKMKAAALKSYGAKGQDVVDKNYAAIDRGGEYVQFTVKPEWANLPDDAEKQDDAPAFVKELVRPINAQAGDLLKVSDFVKHNTVDGSWQVGTAAYEKRGVEAFVPVWNKDNCIQCNQCAYICPHAAIRPFVLDENEIKGFAAAADTLEMKAPAAMKGMHFRIETSVLDCLGCGNCADICPGNPKTGKALTMAPFNPDAADMVQEAKNWEYLVKNVKSKQNLVDIKSNVKNSQFAQPLFEFSGACSGCGETPYVKLISQLFGDRQMIANATGCSSIYSASIPSTPYTKNEKGQGPVFNNSLFEDFCEFGLGMALGNKKMKERVAKLLQEMIDGNASDEYKALAKEWIENKEDAEKTKEIAPRLRELIAESAAKGCPTCKELQTLDHYLVKRSQWIIGGDGASYDIGYGGLDHVIASGEDVNILVLDTEVYSNTGGQASKATPLGAIAQFAAQGKRIRKKDLGMIATTYGYVYVAQIAMGADHAQTLKAIREAEAWHGPSIIIAYAPCINHGLKAKGGMGKSQAEEKKAVECGYWHLWRYNPALADEGKNPFSLDSKEPNWENFHDFLLGEVRYLSVKKAYPNEAEELFAEAQKMAQLRYKTYIRKSQENWED, encoded by the coding sequence ATGGCTAAAGAAAAGAAATTTATCACCTGTGATGGTAACGAGGCTGCGGCTCACGTGAGCTATATGTTCTCGGAGGTAGCTGCTATCTACCCCATCACCCCGTCTTCGCCAATGGCGGAGCATGTTGACGAGTGGGCTGCCCGTGGTCGCAAGAACCTCTGGGGTCAGAACGTCTCAGTTCAGGAAATGCAGTCAGAGGCTGGTGCTGCCGGTGCCGTTCATGGTTCTTTGCAGGCTGGTGCCCTCACCACTACATTCACCGCTTCTCAGGGTCTGCTCCTGATGATTCCAAACATGTACAAGATTGCTGGTGAGTTGATTCCTTGCGTATTCGACGTTTCTGCCCGTACGCTGGCTTCACACTCTCTGTGTATCTTCGGTGACCACCAGGACGTTATGGCTTGCCGTCAGACCGGTTTCGCCATGTTCTGCTCAGGTTCAGTTCAGGAGGTGATGGACCTGACAGCCGTTCCTCATCTGGCTACTCTCGAGACCTGCGTTCCTTTCGTTAACTTTTTCGATGGTTTCCGCACCTCTCACGAGTACCACAAGATTGAGATGATGGATCAGGAAGATATCCGTCCTTTGGTTAAGGAGGAGTTTGTTAAGCGTTTCCGCGATCGTGCTATGAGCCCTGAGCGTCCTATCACACGTGGTACTGCTGAGAACCCCGAGACATTCTTCACACACCGTGAGGCTAGCAACCAGTACTACGATGCTGTACCCGAGGTTGTTGAGAAATACCTCGGCGAGATCTCTAAGATTACTGGCCGTGAGTACCACCTATTCTCATACTACGGAGCTGAGGATGCTGATCGCATGATTATCCTCATGGGTTCTGCTACCGATGCTGCTCGCGAGGCCATCGACTACCTGAACGCTAATGGCCAGAAGGTTGGTATGATTTCTGTTCACCTCTATCGTCCATTCTCAGTTAAGCACCTGCTCGCTTCAGTTCCTAAGACTGTTAAGCGTATTGCTGTGCTCGACCGTACCAAGGAGCCCGGTGCTAACGGTGAGCCTCTGTACCTCGACGTGAAGGATGCTTTCTACGACGTAGAGAACAAGCCTCTCATCGTGGGTGGCCGCTACGGTCTTGGTAGCCGCGACACTACACCTGCTCAGATCATCAGCGTGTTCAACAACCTCGCTATGCCCGAGCCAAAGAACCATTTCACAGTTGGTATCGTAGACGATGTTACCTTCACCTCTCTGCCTGAGGTTGAGGAGATTGCTCTCGGCGGCAAGGGCATGTTCCAGGCTAAGTTCTACGGTCTGGGTGCCGATGGTACCGTAGGTGCTAACAAGAACTCAGTTAAGATTATCGGTGACAACACCGACAAGTACTGCCAGGCTTACTTCTCTTACGACTCTAAGAAGTCAGGAGGTTTCACCTGCTCTCACCTGCGTTTCGGTGACACACCTATCCGCTCTACCTACCTGGTAACCACACCTAACTTCGTGGCTTGCCACGTTCAGGCTTACCTCCACATGTACGACGTTACACGTGGTCTGCAGAAGAACGGTCAGTTCCTGCTCAACACGATCTTCGACGCCGACGAGCTCGAGAAGTTCATGCCTAACAAGGTAAAGCGCTACTTCGCACAAAACAACATTACTGTATATACCATCAACGCTACTAAGATTGCACAGGAGATTGGTCTGGGTAACCGTACTAACACTATCCTGCAGAGTGCATTCTTCCGTATCACCGGCGTCATCCCCGTGGAGCTCGCTGTTGAGAAGATGAAGGCTGCTGCCCTGAAGTCTTACGGGGCTAAGGGTCAGGATGTAGTTGATAAAAACTACGCAGCTATCGACCGTGGTGGTGAGTATGTACAGTTCACCGTTAAGCCCGAGTGGGCAAACCTGCCAGACGATGCTGAGAAGCAGGACGATGCTCCCGCATTCGTTAAGGAACTGGTTCGTCCTATCAACGCTCAGGCTGGTGACCTGCTGAAGGTTTCTGACTTTGTTAAGCACAACACTGTTGACGGTTCTTGGCAGGTTGGTACAGCCGCTTACGAGAAGCGTGGTGTAGAGGCCTTCGTTCCTGTATGGAACAAGGACAACTGTATCCAGTGTAACCAGTGTGCTTACATCTGTCCTCACGCTGCCATCCGTCCATTCGTACTCGACGAGAACGAGATCAAGGGCTTCGCAGCTGCTGCCGACACCCTCGAGATGAAGGCTCCTGCCGCTATGAAGGGCATGCACTTCCGCATCGAGACTTCAGTACTCGACTGTCTGGGTTGCGGTAACTGTGCCGACATCTGCCCAGGCAATCCTAAGACTGGCAAGGCTCTCACCATGGCTCCATTCAATCCTGATGCAGCCGACATGGTTCAGGAGGCTAAGAACTGGGAGTACCTGGTTAAGAATGTTAAGTCAAAGCAGAACCTCGTCGACATCAAGAGCAACGTGAAGAACTCACAGTTCGCTCAGCCTCTGTTCGAGTTCTCTGGCGCTTGCTCTGGTTGCGGTGAGACTCCTTACGTGAAGCTCATCTCTCAGCTCTTCGGTGACCGTCAGATGATCGCCAACGCTACCGGATGTTCTTCTATCTACTCTGCTTCTATTCCTTCTACACCTTATACTAAGAACGAGAAGGGTCAGGGTCCTGTATTCAACAACTCTCTGTTCGAGGACTTCTGCGAATTCGGTCTGGGTATGGCTCTGGGTAACAAGAAGATGAAGGAGCGTGTAGCTAAGCTGTTGCAGGAGATGATCGACGGCAACGCCAGCGACGAGTACAAGGCACTTGCCAAGGAGTGGATTGAGAATAAGGAGGATGCCGAGAAGACCAAGGAGATTGCTCCACGTCTGCGCGAGCTCATCGCTGAGAGCGCTGCCAAGGGTTGTCCTACCTGCAAGGAGCTCCAGACTCTGGATCACTACCTCGTGAAGCGTTCACAGTGGATCATCGGTGGTGACGGTGCTTCTTACGATATCGGTTACGGTGGTCTCGACCACGTGATTGCTTCTGGTGAGGACGTGAACATCCTCGTGCTCGATACTGAGGTTTACTCTAACACCGGTGGTCAGGCTTCTAAGGCTACTCCTCTTGGTGCTATCGCTCAGTTCGCTGCTCAGGGTAAGCGCATCCGCAAGAAGGATCTGGGTATGATCGCTACCACTTACGGTTATGTATATGTAGCTCAGATTGCTATGGGCGCAGACCACGCACAGACCCTCAAGGCTATCCGCGAGGCTGAGGCATGGCACGGACCTTCAATCATCATCGCTTACGCTCCATGTATCAACCACGGTCTGAAGGCCAAGGGCGGTATGGGTAAGAGCCAGGCCGAGGAGAAGAAGGCAGTTGAGTGCGGTTACTGGCACCTGTGGCGCTACAACCCCGCTCTGGCTGATGAAGGCAAGAACCCATTCTCTCTCGACTCTAAGGAGCCCAACTGGGAGAACTTCCACGACTTCCTGCTCGGTGAGGTTCGTTACCTCTCTGTTAAGAAGGCTTATCCTAACGAGGCCGAGGAGCTGTTCGCTGAGGCACAGAAGATGGCTCAGCTCCGCTACAAGACTTACATCCGCAAGTCTCAGGAGAACTGGGAGGATTAA
- a CDS encoding TonB-dependent receptor plug domain-containing protein: protein MINHLRIYLTVVALTLLAMPASAQDVYVQAENAYKIGRIDSALVLLKRNEKAFLGTDRQKAYRLMSLCCLALDQPEQSEYYAGLLLNENKYFFGSLEDPVRFVDMINRLREGRGTTIKTASGQEENIEEAPVPVTIITREMIDMLSNNRNIGQILAAYVPGMSEICTYAFANVAMHGVYTNGQEKILVMENGHRLNARSTNNGKLDYAISTEKIDHIEVLRGPASSLYGNVALTAVVNIITKSGNEINGIKGKYSYGSFGTHRADLTAGTTFLGADVMAWASLYTSKGERITIPAGSGYSQTPHDGYAYVGRYEGKPSYDIGVTIKLNDFNLMVSRKYGKLVPQYSWYAQTYDYDRYRQFFGVTPGYSVNENHLNLEYDKSFGSSNLNIALYGDWYQFQDYQVVSDSMYNVEFNPDGSGTPKIGPDGKPVMRLYHGVYQDDNWEEYTIGATAKYSSNYKIGNQHGNLLAGAQFEFYRIPVNEFFLGEEYSNITIVTTPESPNQLNVGHEKSISGFIQNKHYFTDQLILNAGLRYDKKYRRNDMSVEAFSPRVALVYVPSKTFSVKASYSRSFVDAPYFYRQNTQNTYKGSEDLMPEYMNAIQLDFLGSIGGHFDYDVNLFYNHLTDLICNNQSTDLNAPKYVNSGSLKVAGIETELSYKTTAFRSRLNTTFQRAMSAEQYYYYDHHIYSIPSVTANLACEQRLFDKKNHSLWLSGNLRYTSRTLNKANSRVTGSEDFYLNERALVDLRLKYDYNKTMQLSLDCDNVFNTCYEIGGTSYIPYRYPGRTLMGTVAFKL from the coding sequence ATGATTAATCATCTAAGAATATACCTCACAGTCGTCGCCCTCACGCTTCTGGCAATGCCTGCATCAGCTCAGGATGTCTATGTTCAGGCGGAAAATGCCTATAAGATAGGTCGTATTGACTCTGCGCTCGTTTTGCTGAAACGCAATGAGAAAGCTTTTCTTGGTACCGACAGGCAGAAAGCATATCGTTTGATGTCGCTCTGCTGTCTGGCGCTCGACCAGCCAGAACAATCGGAGTATTACGCAGGACTGCTGCTGAACGAAAACAAGTATTTCTTCGGTTCACTGGAAGATCCTGTGCGTTTTGTCGATATGATAAACCGACTGCGCGAAGGTCGGGGTACTACCATTAAGACGGCATCTGGTCAGGAAGAGAATATCGAGGAGGCGCCTGTACCTGTAACCATCATCACTCGCGAGATGATTGATATGCTGAGCAACAACAGGAACATCGGACAGATACTGGCTGCCTATGTGCCTGGCATGAGTGAGATTTGTACGTATGCTTTCGCTAATGTGGCCATGCATGGTGTATATACGAATGGTCAGGAGAAGATTCTTGTGATGGAGAATGGTCACCGACTGAATGCCCGTTCTACCAACAACGGTAAGCTCGACTATGCCATCAGCACGGAGAAGATTGACCATATAGAGGTGCTGCGAGGTCCTGCTTCATCACTTTATGGTAACGTGGCTCTGACGGCTGTGGTCAATATTATCACAAAAAGTGGTAATGAGATCAATGGCATCAAGGGCAAATACAGCTATGGCTCTTTTGGTACTCATCGTGCCGACCTCACAGCTGGAACAACGTTCCTAGGAGCCGACGTGATGGCATGGGCTTCTCTCTACACCTCAAAAGGAGAACGTATCACGATTCCTGCTGGTTCTGGCTATTCACAAACCCCACACGATGGCTATGCCTATGTGGGCCGTTACGAGGGCAAACCGTCTTACGACATAGGAGTCACCATAAAACTCAATGATTTCAACCTGATGGTGAGTCGCAAATACGGAAAACTGGTTCCTCAGTATTCATGGTATGCTCAAACATATGACTACGACCGTTATCGTCAGTTCTTTGGGGTCACCCCTGGCTATTCTGTCAATGAGAACCATCTCAATCTCGAATACGACAAGAGTTTTGGCAGTTCCAACTTGAATATAGCGCTCTATGGTGACTGGTATCAGTTTCAAGACTATCAGGTTGTTTCTGATTCTATGTATAACGTAGAGTTCAATCCTGATGGCAGTGGTACCCCAAAGATAGGTCCAGACGGAAAACCGGTTATGCGTCTTTATCATGGTGTGTATCAGGATGACAACTGGGAAGAATATACTATTGGTGCAACGGCTAAGTACTCCTCCAACTATAAGATAGGTAATCAGCATGGTAACCTGCTGGCTGGTGCACAGTTTGAATTCTACAGAATCCCTGTCAACGAGTTCTTCCTCGGAGAGGAGTATAGTAACATCACTATAGTAACCACACCAGAATCCCCTAATCAGCTAAATGTGGGCCATGAGAAGAGCATCTCGGGTTTCATTCAGAATAAGCACTATTTCACCGACCAGCTGATCCTCAATGCTGGTCTGCGCTACGACAAGAAGTATCGTCGAAACGATATGAGCGTCGAGGCATTCTCGCCCCGTGTCGCCTTGGTCTATGTTCCCTCTAAGACGTTCAGCGTCAAGGCGTCGTACTCACGCTCGTTTGTAGATGCTCCCTATTTTTATCGTCAGAACACGCAGAACACGTACAAAGGTAGTGAGGACCTGATGCCGGAATATATGAATGCTATACAGCTGGACTTTCTGGGGTCTATAGGTGGGCATTTTGATTATGATGTCAACTTGTTCTACAACCACTTGACAGACCTCATCTGTAATAACCAGAGCACCGACCTGAATGCGCCGAAATATGTAAACTCGGGTAGTCTTAAGGTGGCAGGTATCGAAACAGAACTGAGTTACAAAACGACGGCGTTCCGTTCACGACTCAACACCACTTTCCAACGGGCCATGAGTGCTGAACAGTATTATTACTACGATCATCACATCTATAGCATACCGTCGGTAACGGCCAACTTGGCTTGCGAGCAGCGCCTGTTTGACAAGAAGAACCACTCTTTGTGGCTATCGGGCAATCTGCGCTATACCTCACGTACGCTCAACAAGGCCAATTCACGTGTCACAGGTAGCGAAGATTTCTATCTCAACGAACGTGCCCTGGTTGACCTGCGTCTGAAGTACGATTACAACAAGACCATGCAGCTCTCACTCGATTGCGACAATGTGTTTAACACCTGCTACGAGATTGGTGGAACGTCATATATCCCCTATCGCTATCCGGGTCGCACCCTGATGGGAACGGTGGCATTTAAGCTTTAA
- a CDS encoding ATP-binding protein → MEAFFRTHRYLVEHVNAPVRRSLMDEIDWSDRMIGIKGTRGVGKTTFLLQYAKEKFDINDKQCLYINMNNFYFQGRGIADFAGEFYHRGGRVLLIDQVFKQDNWSQELRKCYDLYPGLKIVFTGSSVMRLKDENPELNGIVKSYNLRGFSFREFLNLMTGNSFRAYTLDEILSDHEHIVKQILPKVSPRRYFQDYIHHGFYPFFQEHRNYSENLLKTMNMMTEVDILIIKQIELKYLPKIKKLFYELAEEGPKAPNVSKLAADIETSRATVMNYIKYLTDARLLNMIYPEGEDFPKKPSKVMLHNSNLLYAIYPIHVEKQTAMETFFVNSLWKDHKVNQSGREPYFLVDGKLKFRICDADVHNKIKYASDTIYARYNTEIGKDNQIPLWLLGFLY, encoded by the coding sequence ATGGAAGCTTTTTTCAGAACACATCGTTACTTGGTAGAGCATGTGAATGCACCAGTCCGTCGCAGTCTCATGGACGAGATCGACTGGTCTGACCGCATGATTGGTATTAAGGGTACGAGAGGCGTTGGAAAAACGACATTCCTTTTACAGTATGCCAAGGAAAAGTTTGATATAAACGACAAGCAATGTCTTTATATCAACATGAACAACTTCTACTTTCAGGGACGCGGCATTGCTGATTTTGCTGGCGAGTTCTATCATCGCGGTGGCCGTGTGCTGTTGATAGACCAGGTCTTCAAGCAAGACAACTGGTCCCAGGAGTTGCGTAAATGCTACGACCTCTATCCAGGTCTGAAGATTGTGTTTACCGGTTCCAGCGTGATGCGCCTGAAGGACGAGAATCCGGAGCTCAATGGTATCGTGAAGTCCTACAACCTGCGCGGTTTCTCTTTCCGTGAGTTCCTGAACTTAATGACAGGCAATAGTTTCCGCGCTTACACCCTGGACGAGATCCTGAGCGACCACGAGCATATTGTCAAGCAGATTCTGCCCAAGGTATCACCACGCCGCTATTTCCAGGACTACATCCATCATGGCTTCTACCCCTTCTTCCAGGAGCATCGCAACTATAGCGAGAACCTGCTGAAGACCATGAACATGATGACCGAGGTTGACATCCTGATTATCAAGCAGATTGAACTGAAGTATCTGCCTAAGATCAAGAAGCTCTTCTACGAGCTGGCCGAGGAAGGTCCGAAGGCTCCCAACGTGTCAAAGCTGGCTGCCGATATAGAGACCAGTCGTGCCACGGTGATGAACTATATCAAGTACCTCACCGATGCCCGTCTGCTCAATATGATTTACCCAGAGGGCGAGGACTTCCCCAAGAAGCCTTCAAAGGTGATGCTCCACAACTCCAACCTCCTGTATGCCATCTACCCCATTCACGTAGAGAAGCAGACAGCTATGGAGACCTTCTTCGTAAACTCTCTTTGGAAGGACCACAAGGTGAACCAGAGTGGACGCGAGCCCTACTTCCTGGTAGACGGAAAACTGAAGTTCCGCATCTGTGATGCCGACGTACATAATAAAATAAAGTACGCGTCCGATACGATTTACGCCCGCTACAACACGGAAATCGGCAAGGACAATCAGATACCCCTCTGGCTGCTGGGATTCCTTTATTAA